The Toxoplasma gondii ME49 chromosome XI, whole genome shotgun sequence region TAGCGCTTCCAGGGTTATCTTTTCAGGAAGGCGATTATGTGCAGGCCTTAGGAGTGGACCTGCTCAGCAACAGGGTGTCACACGCGGCCGTGATGTGTTGCGGCGGCCAGCCGGTTCGATGTTCTCATTGAAGACGGCTGGCTGGTATCGTGAACGTTCGCGTCGGAAAGGCCTAAATTTGCGCGTCTGGGTAGGCTCAGGAAGTACGGAAACCGTGACGTGTGGGGCGGGGCCGCGGAACGGGAAGGCACTGGCGACACCTCTTCCAGCGGACGAGTCCACACGAGGGTGGGGCCTTCCAACCGCAAGGCGGCAGTTGCAGGCAGGGCCCTGAGACGATCTAGAACATGTTCCGTTTGAGAAGGGTGTGTCAGCAAATATCCAGCCTGACTATTAGGACGGCCTTGGACGAGTCCGTGAAGAACAGCTGCGGCGCGTCACCGAGCCTTGGCTGATAATTTGCGCGGTCTGGTAGGACGTTGCTTCTTGGGTCCCCTGGGGGATCTTGCTGTGGCTAGGTGGGACGTCAGGGTCTTGCATGTGATCATACGCTTTTGTGGCAGTGGGAGTGAAGCGTGGTCACGCCACCAGCACTGTCGGTTGCCGCCGGTCTGGGTGTGATGATAATATAAAGAGGCAGCACCCGACGTTGGCTTGAGCCAACGTGTGTGGAGAATCTCGAGGGCGCAAGAAGGCATCGTGAACGGTGAAGAGGGCAGAGCCTGTACAGATGTCAGACACAGTGCAGCAGCTTTGCGCACAGCAGGGCATAAATGAGAGGAGGACGGTGGTCTGAATTAGTGGCGACGACTGACTCTGCTGTCCGTCTTAACAGGAGCAAACTGTAGGGCCACAGTGGAGTCGGCAATGGAGGGGAAGGCGGGAGCGGGAAAGAGTGTCTGGTGGGGTCAAGTGTGAAGGGAGGCCGGATGCTACACGGCTGAGAGGTCCAGCTCGCGTCAGGGAGGGCAGCCATATGGCTCACTTGTGCTGTCGCGGATCGTTCCACACTAGTTCAACCTTGCAGGTGAGACGTAGAAGCGATGTGGCAATACGCGGCGGATACAGCGTCTCAGCGACCGGTTCGTGGGACCGTGCGTGTCCGGAGGGACAGTGTGTATCCAATCTGATGCCGTCTGGAGCATGGAGTGCAGTAAATGTGGCATTGGTAGCTAGGTTCGCTCTGAGGCCAAAGAGAGCAAAGCTGACGGTGTTGCGGTGCGCATTTGAAGATGGCGTTTAGACAGGACACCCGCAGGCTCGGTCAACCCTCGCTGTGTTCATCTTCAGTGGTGTGAATGGTCGTTTCGTCGGAATGAGCTCCAACATCTGTGTAATCCGCTGCGTGGCCAAAAGCTCCCCCTCTATGTGTCGCTCAGTAGACGGCGACGGGTCCGTCAGATGTGTGTTTTCCGCGTGACTCGCTGCCCACTCCACATGCGCTGTTTGTCAATTCTGAAAATAGCTTATCTGTGGTTCTCCGCAGCGCACAGTACTACCTTTCGCCACAGGTATTCTAACACGACTCTGTTCTGTGCAAAGTGCGTCCTGTGACATTTCTTGCAATGTTCAGTCTTGAACGTCTCGGGCGCACCGATGCTCCGACAACAGCGATTCTGCACAAGCGTGAGCGTACATACTCTGTAcagggagaaaagcgaatcGCCTAACCCCAGTTCTAAGGCTGAGACGATATGGGACGTTCGTgacctctttctcgcgtGATTGCTTTTGCTCGATCTGTTGCCTGTAATGTTCAACAGACAAAATGCGGCGGTTGCAGCCTCTTGAGGCGCCTATTTAGACGAAAGAAATAAATCAAACCTAGGAACAATCTGGCGTGTGATCCAGCGGACGCCTCCTGACGATCTTTTGAAGGCTTCAAGCTGCCGCGCCAGTTCAGCAAGGATCAGGTACAGGCCTACTGGAGCAGCAACAAGCCGCCGTCAGCCTTGGGTTTCTTCCCTGCGCGGCTGAAAATCGACGAAATGTCAACGATCGTGAAGGTGTAGAGCATTCCCATGGACGCTGATAGCTAGGGGCGTCCTCCGGTATATGTCGCTTCCCGTGGCAATTACTTTATGTGATGATATGTGGATTTCAGGGCCTCACTTGCCAATCCTCTGTCTGGTATATTTTTTGTCGGTGGCATCCCCACGTGGAACCCTGTTGCACTGCCTGCAGCATGTCGATCGTTAAAAACTGTGTATCATGCATTGTTCTCGCCACCAAATGTGCGTATAAGTCTTTTTGGCGGTGGCACGCCTTCATGGGTGACGTATCCCGTACGTGGACTCAGCTTATTGCTTGATTTCTTTTCGTACTGGCCGAAAAAAGTGCGACCTGATATGTACGCTTATGCAAGTGACCGTATGTCTCTTTGGTGAAAAGGTCATTTTCTAGTGCCACATGAGCCAACAACTCGGAATCATGAGATATGATATCCGTGATAGATGAGCAAAGAACTCATGCGCACTAAATAAGCTTCACATTTGCACTGGAGCTCTACATAGCGACCAGACAGTCGAGAACGTAATCCTGATCGCGTTCGACTAAATGTTGCGAATAACGTGGCGAAAAACAATAAAGGTATATAGAGAAATTACTAGGATACTAGTGCTCACGAAGTTGTCGTTATCAGTACACTCGGACTAGAGTAGTACGTTCTGTTGGTGGAAGTATGTAGTCGCTATACTGCATTCATGGCGGCTCGGAAGTAGTCGATGAGTTGAAACCGTCGCTGAGTACTTCATAGTGGGGTGTTGCCTGCTTCGAGCCATCTGAAAAGTGGAACCCTCTAAAAAGAGACGTCAGCTCACAATCCAGCACTATCGCACTTGAGAAAAATATCACCGTTCTTTCTGGATTCGCCAGCCATATGATCATGCACATCGAAAGATCACTTAAGAACTTCAGTGGGCAcgcagaaggcaaagaaacaAGCTCGCAGCGCGACGGGCCCTGTTTTCTCTACTTTTGGGACCGTGGTGCTCCTGGAGACCGCACAGAACACTCTAATTGGTAAATATATTCGCATAAAAATGAGGACGGTACATATCCCAGCAGCTGGGTGAAGCACGTACCGCATAGCAAAACGTTTGTAACCGGTGTGAGTGGCAAGGAGGATTTTCACAGCGTGCTAGTGACGCTACGACCGTGTTAAGACTCCTGCCTCCGTTTTCCAGTTTTTGCTCATCAGCTCTCcgactgtctctctgtccgaTTTGAGTTGTACGGTTCTGGATCGCGGCGCACTTATAGAGGGACAGTATCTATGTCTCATGTGATAACTACCTCGCATGGTCTAGATATGATCTTTATGTTCTTAATGCCGGCGTTGTACGGAGGAAATGGTGACGTCTTTGTGCCACTCAATAGGAAGTTCGGAAGTCATTTTACTAGTAATCACCGCGATTTCCTACTTCCTAGCACTGTTACTGAACTCGTTTCTGGTCTGATTCCAAGTCCGCAGTGAGCTAAATTGACAAAACAAACCTGACAAGCGTATCCCTGTTATATTTATGCACGGTCTTCAGTTGGTTCTGTTGCTGCAGAGATTCTCACTTTAATTATGCTCGACTAACACCATACAACTTGGATGTTGTCCTGTTGCGCCACCTTCGCCGTTTTCCCTGACCATTTGCATCTTTACAGACGTATGGCAAACATGACCAGCAGTCAGCTGTGGCCACTATTTTCAATCGGCGCAAGAAAAACGGATTCAGTCTTGAGCTGTCTACGACAAAGCTTTCATATCTCTCGAAGGCAGAAGGTTATGCGGACTCAAAGATGCCAATCATCGGACATCAGGAAACTTTGACCGCGTGGGTTTGCCGTGTTGCCGGCCTGTCTGTGCCGCAAGTTTCAGCCTGTAACCTGAAGGAATTTCTGTAGAGATGCATTCAGCGAAGACACAGGCGACCCTTCTGTCATCCATTGACTGCGGTCCTAACGGAGATTAAGACAGAAtaccacgatctctgagcAGTAGTTGCTGCGTTCCTAGTTCTGCTCGCGCACAGCGACTGGCGGAGGGTACACATATAGATCCTGCGTCTTCTTAAACCCAGGTTGCCTCTTCGAAGAACCGGACCAAGAAAAGTTCGTTTcaacgaaaaaaaactgACGTACAGATGGACGTCGACTGTACCaacgtttctcttccttctgagCTACCTCAGGGTGTCACATCAAACTGCCTATGTAGCGATGCTTTTCTTAAGCTGATCCATTCATTGTTGACGCTATGGTTCTCTATCCTTCGCTACACAAGGGGCACATGCAgcgtctgctctctgttGAGAGAGAAACCTCCGCCTCTCTTATTTTGTTCTTATCTCGAACAATATTCGGAAATCTGTGGAAGCTACAATGAAAACAACAGGCGCACGGGATTTCCGGCTTCCGGCAGGCAATCCCTTCGTGCTCCCGCGGCAGAAAGATGCAAACAAAGAGGACTCGAGAAAAACCAGTCCCAAGACACAAAAAGCAATGAGAAATCCTTCTTTCTTATTCCTTGCTTAGAACATGGCTGGCGGGATCCGCAAGTCTCGAACAACCCCGgttgtctctgcgttccaCGAGTCGTGCTACACCGCGAtcaaaaaacagagagcgcACAGAGACTCAGCGGAAAGAGACTGGtaacgagaaaaagaagtcaACGAATGAGGTAGATGAGTCAAAGAGTGAAATAGAGAAACCAAAGAGTGAGGTAGAGAAGAATCCCTCATCATGGCACACGGACTCGGAGTCAAAAAACCAAGAAGACAATTGTGCCAAGAGCACACGGTGAAACCGacggaaggcagagaagtgGACGGcgaacagacgcagaggaaatgaagaaaaagtggagagacgacATAGGCGTAGTTTGTGGCAGGACAAGTGGGCtgttccgttttttttcctttGAGCGTTTTCGAGACTCACTCGCAGCCGCGCGGCAGCAAGAACATACCAACTTTTCGGGGCCGCCAAGCATTTGCGTCCTTTCGCGTAGTTAACCAGAGGCATGAAGCTGCAGAACGACAGAACCATGTTGCAAACTAAGACACTCGACTTTTTCCTATTTTCTGCGCCGGATTCGATTCGTGCCCAGCGCATAAGGCTTCGTTGTCCACGGACCTTCGCATGCATTGCATTGTGTAATGGTAGAAGAGAGATACAGAAGTCAATCGATATTCGTATGTTTTCTGTTCGCATGCGGTTTCAGAAGTGCCGTGAAAGCAGGGGGAGAGAACGCGGTTTTGGTAAGCTTTCCTTTGCTGGTTCTCACACATCGTTCCTTCACTGTCGAAGGCGACCTCGCCTCTCAGTCTCTTCCGCTGCGTGCTTCTCCCCTCGTTTTTCCCCGGTCAAGTCGGTCGCTCGAGCTCCACCGGGGCGGTGAAGGTCACCGGCCGACTCGCGTGGGGTGCTCCTTTTCCGGTTGTCCTGActtctcggtctccttcCGCGAACGCTTTCccgtttctttctcagctgtctgtttcgagtttctcctctccaagGGAACCTCGCGTCTCGGGGGCCGCCCCTAGCGCGCAGAacgtgtctccgtctccgtctccctctcgtcttttctcttctctctcacaaGATGGCGCATCCCGCCCGTCTTCACAAAGCCCCTGGGGTCGCCTCTTCGTGTTCTTCCAGTGCTTCTCGTACCTGTATTTCTCTCACTTCTCGTCGTCCACCCTTTGCCCGGTGTTTCTATCCCTCACTTGGTGCAgctttctcgctgcttccgAATCGAAGTCGCCAGGACACTGTGGCTTTCCTGCaagaaaaagggaaaaaTTGGCGTCCACAAGCCTTCTCACCTGCCTCCGTAcgctccttcgtttctctttcccgcACTGGAACTGCCTTAGCGCAGCAgccgcgcttcttcgtctctcgtcgcttACCTCCTTCTCCCGGTTTCAGTGGCCGTTCGCTGAGAAAGCAGCCGACGCATCCTTCCGGTGGAGGAAATGTGCAGACTgacttccttttctctcgcttccctgtctctcctttttctgtcctttcttcctctctctctctttcctctctctctctttcctctctctctccttcctctctctctccttcctctctctctccttcctctctctctccttcctctctctctccttcctctctctctccttcctctctctctccttcctctctctctccttcctctctctctcctccctccctctctccttcctctctctcccatttctctgtctcgccttctcgctctgtttGCCCCCGTTTTCAGCCGTTTTCGCGTCTAGCACATGATGCATATGTCGCTCGTGAGTGTTTGCCTCCGACTCGTCGTACGTCGGCGCGTCATTCCTTCTCCCactctccttcgtcctttgtctctgtctcttctctctctggtgcGTCGGTGGTCTTCGCGGAGGcacctttgtctcctctcgcgttctccccGCGCTCTTGGGAGAtcttttctgttccttctgctcgtcgagagtctcggtctctctcctcaggcGCTCACGGCCCtcgcaggcgagaagaagactggagagaagagaaggccgaACCTGCGActgaagcgagagacagcgacaacctctcaggagaagcagagcggcCCGGACACAGGGACAGTCCACAGAGACAGATCGAAAAGACAGAGGCTCCCGAGCCAGTCCCTGTAGttgcggagaagagagggaaggcgcTCCAGGACTTTTTAGGTCCATCGGGAGGAACCCAGGGAGAGGTCGAGCAACAAAGGCATTCTTCTGCCGCGTCTGCACACAGTTCCGAGGAGACTTTGCATCCGACAGGTGAGTGTTGTGATGCAGCCACTTTGGTGCAGGCAGCGTTGAAGAGCTGAATATATGAGTCGAGAGGGGCCTTTTACTTCCTTTGTCGAACACTGAAAACCTTTAAGTAGGGGAAAGAAGGGGTTGCGGAtttgcgagagaagacaagtcGACACGGAGAAGTGCCGCATTTCGAGTTCTTGTTCAACGAATAGCATTtcatgtttcttcttttttccttcaggTGAAGTGACGCAGATTGACGTTCGAGActtgccttcttctgggCAAGGACTCCTGAAGCAGATGGAAGACAACCCAGCCTCTCCTGTGCGTGTTGGCCGTCGTCGCCGAGGTGCGACCATTTCAGAGAGAGGCTACAAGGCGCAAAAGCTGCAGAGACCGGAAACAGCGGAAGGCcagacggaagagacaaCTTTCAGAAGATCAGAGAAGCGGGCAACTgacgaggcggaagaggctCAGgcggttcttcttcgcgggGACTCTGCTCCGGCCTCTTTGTCCAGCCACAATAtctcgtctgctctctcggcCTTGCCTCCCAGATTCTCGGTCCTTactgctcttcctctttttcgacGACCTGCGTTCCCCGGATTCTTTCAGCTTCTCCACATCCCCGACAATGACGTAAGGCAGCCAAgggcgagaaagcagagagcagagagaaggagaggggagaggaagtggaaggggaagaaaacaggaaagcgggcagaaaacggaagaggcgaaggaggagagaagcaagccGCTGAGGGCATCCGGGAAGCAGCTTCTCCTACTTCCAAAGGAAGGTCTGCTGGAAGGGAACATAAGACTCGTCGACGGAGCAGAAACAGTTGGTCTTCATCGGGCGCTCCGTCGCCGTGGGCTCGCatgtctgcttctgctgcctccaacgttttcttctcctgcaaATATGTGATGCTTTCGTTTTCCGCCTCTTCACCTGGTCTTGTCCAGTCGGACGTCTGCCGGCTGGGCTACTGTTCTTTCTCCTAGTTTTGGGCTCTGCGTGTCTTGTTTGCGATTCCGGCCTTGCTCTGCTTCtggtttcgtctcttctcttccactttgttccttctctgttttctcttgtggggggccttctcctcgccctcaGATCCGTTGCTCTTGCTCAGCAGCTGCCACCCCCGCGCTCCCGGCGATTCGTAGGTGATGCATTTGAGTCGCGGATCCTCCGCCCAGAGCCCGCATCTACTTGGCATGCGCCATGTACACTACATGGTCGAACTTTGATCTCTGCCCCTCTGCGGGCGTTGCGTGAAGGCTCTGTTTCAACTTCTTTGTACCCGCACACAAATGCAACTGAAATTTCTTTGCAAAGTGCATTTCAAGTGCTCTACTGACGCAGACTCTCTTTAAGAAGGATTCGCGTTTTCCTGTGATGGGGGTCAGAAGTCTCAATCTCGTACTTTTCGAGCACATCCTTCGCTCTCCGTGTTCTTGGCGCCTtgtctcttgtgtctccCAGGTGTTTGAGGCCCTGgtgaggcagaagaagagcggcatGCCGGGTGGAGACTACGTCGCAGGGTTTTTGACGAttgaggagaaggagaaggaacacgaagaagacgaagagggacCTGGGGCGAAGCTACGCAAAGACGCCGGTAAGAACGCATGTCAGTCAGAACCAAATAGCGACCGCTGCCGAATACACAGAGGCACGACCTGTTCATAACTgtctatatatgtagagCGATTTGGCAAGTCACGACTCCGTTTTTCCGGTCTGTTTTCCGGATCTTTTCTTGGATTTCCAGGACGCGTGGTCGACAtttccgagctccacacCACCGGCAgtcttctgcatctcctcAACTTTGCTCCACACAGCAACGTGAGGGGCGGCCAAGTCGTCGTCATGCCTTACCGACGGTCAGTGCAGTTCTTTTCGCGCTTTTCCGGTGCAGCTTCTCTACAggctcgtctctgctctcgtcgCTTGAAGACCTACTGATGCGCGTTCACTGGTTTCCATGCCTcgccatatatatatatatacatatatatatatatatatatgcgcggTAGATTCGTCTACGTATACAGATATAAATGTGCATATTTGCATTACTAGGACGGCGAGTTCATATGCGGATAACTGAGTGGGAAGTTCAATAGATGTAAAGATATGTTAGGGGATTTGTGTACATCGGCAGGTGCGTGAGTACTTTGTGCTGAAGACGGCTCGACTGCGGTTCGGTTGTTATTTTCGGCGTATTCCTCTGcgaagtttctctttccgAGAAGACGTTGTTGTTCTGCGCAAGAGGTGCTCTGTGTATAAAGGGCAGCTGTGTTTCGTCAGGATTTTGGGGTagctctcttcgtctgtttcggTTCTTTTCTGGTGTCAGACCTGTACAACTCCATCAGCAATGTGTATAGACACCGACCGAAGCACACCGTACAGAAAGAACTCCGTACAAACGAACATTAGGAAGGCGATCAGTGTCAAAGTGAATATCATGGTGTTTGCGCAGCATGCATACCAGTATCGTGGTATTTCGAAGATACACTGGATACAGCTTCACGTGACCTTTCGTTAACGTGGTGGTCACGCAAAGCGCAGTCGTCGAGCCAGAGTCCGGCGAGTAACTAAGACTTACGATCTGGTGACAAAGGGTTCCTTCAGAACGTCCTTTCTTGTCGCCGCCACGATGCTCTCATCGGTCGCCcacgttccttctctctttgtgttCTTCTGACTCTTCAGCATTCGTTTGTTGGGCGCTGCGGACTCTCCTGCATCGTCGTCCCCGCCTACAGACACGTCGCCGTCGCTGCCTCATGCCTCTACACACAGCGGAGGtgcagcagcttcttccacctcttcGGCTTCAGCAGAGGTTCTCAATACACCGGCTGAAAGTCTTCAGCGCGAgatggagaaggacgaggaagtctctctcacctccaaagcagaggaagaggaccAGGTTCTGAGGGAGGGCGCTGGTACTTCCCGCCCGGCAGTGGGCGACCAGGGCGCAGCTgcctccggtgtctctccagataaggaagcggaagaaccgcctttttcttctccgaatTCAGACGCCGAGCAAATGCAAGGCACGCAGAACAAGGGCAAAACTGGCGagccgtcgccttcgtcgagctcttcttcctcgctgtctccggtgAAGACGGCtacgttttctctgcttcgcgtaCGCATCGCGTATCTCCCAGATGAGTCGGGCAGGTTCGACGTGAACGACACACAAAAGGCTCTGCATTTGGAGATCATCGCGACAATGAAGGAACTGCTGAAGCAGAGCTACTTCTACAAGGAACACTTTGACCAAGTTGTTAGGTTTTACAACCTCGACTCGCCCCACAAGCTCGCTGACTTGGTCGCGGGAATGTCATTTGGGAAGCGCCAGGAACTTCAAGCGGTCTTGGCGGTACGTCGAGAAAGGTTTCACCCATGGAAAACAGCTGTCGTTGTGTTCTCAGTGTCGGCTGTGGACGGGGGCGACGTTACCgtttgcgtctcctctgcgagCTGGATTCAGGGGGAGTGCTCTTTGCTGTGCGTCTCGAGGGGGCAACGCAGAAGGACTGGCGAAGAAAAATGCTCTCGTCTCGAATTCCAAGCAGTGTTTGCATCCTCCATTTGAGCCGTATTCTGTTTTTACGATTCACATCCTTTACCTCCCTATTGCTTTTTCTCCCCCGGATCTTTCCGGTTCCACTCTCACATTCCCTGCCaccgtcgttcttctccctctttttttGTCTTGGGCTGGGAATGCAGCTGCGTTCGTTCTCCCAGCTGACGTCTCGCTTCATCCTGACCTTCTTGTCTCGccgctctcttccctttgCATGCTTTTCTGGCGGGGTGTTGCGTCACTTGTtctccaggaagaagacattGAAAAACGTCTGAGACTGGTACTGGAAATAGCGAAGAAGGACCTCGAGTTCTCCAAGTTGCAGGCGCAAGTCAAGGCGCAAGTGGAGGAGAAGATGAAcaagatgcagagaaagtTCCTCCTGTCCGAGCAGCTGAAGTTCCTCAAGCGGGAACTGGGAGAAGTGAAGGACGACAAAGAGTCCATCCTCGACAGTTTCGCCGAACGTttagagaagaagaaacatgcGTTGCCGGAAGAAGTGCAGAAAGCAGTCGCATATGAGCTCAGCAAGTTGCACAGCCTCGAGCAGTCCTCTTCGGAGTTCAACATAACACGAACTTACACagactgtctcctcagtCTGCCCTGGGGCGAATACACGGAAGACTGTAGCGACATCTTCGTCGCAGAACAAATTCTCAACGAAGACCACTATGGCCTAGCTGACGTCAAGGACCGCATCCTCGAGTTCATCGCCGTTACCATCCTCAGAAAAGATGTCCAGGTACTAGTCGCCTGCGGCAGACTCATTGCAGCCGACGCAAACACAGAGACCGCTCCCTCGAGATCTCCTGCACATATGTTCTGTGTATGTTCTCGGGAGGTTTTGTATGCTTTTTATGTGTATTCATGCTCACATCGAGGGAGCCTCCATGCATGCTTTCGGAcggggaggcagagaggggCTGGCGACGGCAGACAAGCATGGAAATAGACCGACTGTAGAGCGACACGGATCGTGTGGATCAGTCTGCTCATActtcaatatatatatatatatatatatgcatttgttTGTATATGTGCACATGGAAAGAGaatatgtatgcatgtgtatgtgtatgcgCAGATACATAGATTGCGTTTCGTGGGTCTTTCTTGTAGTATGTTTGCTCTCTCACGTTtcgttgtctctcccttAACTGTTTggttctgtctcgttttcgctGCCCTGTTGACTTCAGGGGAAAATAATTTGTCTGGTGGGTCCGCCAGGTGTGGGGAAGACTTCGGTGGGGCAGAGCATCGCGCGTGCTCTCCATCGCAAGTTCTACCGCATCAGTCTTGGTAAGGAGCATTTTTCTGAAGTTGTCCACTCCATACAGTCGCTGGCTTCCGACGACCCTTTTCAAAGTTCTTCAGCTTCGCACTTCTGCGTGATTCTTGCGGTTTTGGGGTAGTCACCTTCCTGGTCTATGATGCCTTTCCAtttctcttgtgtcttctttgtcgttCTCTTGCCTCCGCTGGGCGATCTTCGCAGGCGGCATGTGCGACGTGGCAGAACTTCGCGGCCACCGCCGGACGTACATCAGCGCGTTGCCTGGGAAGGTCATCCAGGCCCTGAAGGAGTGTCAGACGATGAATCCTGTGATTCTTCTCGATGAGATCGACAAACTGGtaagaca contains the following coding sequences:
- a CDS encoding Lon protease family protein (encoded by transcript TGME49_308580) — protein: MAHPARLHKAPGVASSCSSSASRTCISLTSRRPPFARCFYPSLGAAFSLLPNRSRQDTVAFLQEKGKNWRPQAFSPASVRSFVSLSRTGTALAQQPRFFVSRRLPPSPGFSGRSLRKQPTHPSGGGNVQTDFLFSRFPVSPFSVLSSSLSLSSLSLSSLSPSSLSPSSLSPSSLSPSSLSPSSLSPSSLSPSSLSPSSLSPPSLSPSSLSHFSVSPSRSVCPRFQPFSRLAHDAYVARECLPPTRRTSARHSFSHSPSSFVSVSSLSGASVVFAEAPLSPLAFSPRSWEIFSVPSARRESRSLSSGAHGPRRREEDWREEKAEPATEARDSDNLSGEAERPGHRDSPQRQIEKTEAPEPVPVVAEKRGKALQDFLGPSGGTQGEVEQQRHSSAASAHSSEETLHPTGEVTQIDVRDLPSSGQGLLKQMEDNPASPVRVGRRRRGATISERGYKAQKLQRPETAEGQTEETTFRRSEKRATDEAEEAQAVLLRGDSAPASLSSHNISSALSALPPRFSVLTALPLFRRPAFPGFFQLLHIPDNDVFEALVRQKKSGMPGGDYVAGFLTIEEKEKEHEEDEEGPGAKLRKDAGRVVDISELHTTGSLLHLLNFAPHSNVRGGQVVVMPYRRIRLLGAADSPASSSPPTDTSPSLPHASTHSGGAAASSTSSASAEVLNTPAESLQREMEKDEEVSLTSKAEEEDQVLREGAGTSRPAVGDQGAAASGVSPDKEAEEPPFSSPNSDAEQMQGTQNKGKTGEPSPSSSSSSSLSPVKTATFSLLRVRIAYLPDESGRFDVNDTQKALHLEIIATMKELLKQSYFYKEHFDQVVRFYNLDSPHKLADLVAGMSFGKRQELQAVLAEEDIEKRLRLVLEIAKKDLEFSKLQAQVKAQVEEKMNKMQRKFLLSEQLKFLKRELGEVKDDKESILDSFAERLEKKKHALPEEVQKAVAYELSKLHSLEQSSSEFNITRTYTDCLLSLPWGEYTEDCSDIFVAEQILNEDHYGLADVKDRILEFIAVTILRKDVQGKIICLVGPPGVGKTSVGQSIARALHRKFYRISLGGMCDVAELRGHRRTYISALPGKVIQALKECQTMNPVILLDEIDKLGRDFRGDPSSALLEILDPSQNKSFRDYYLDVSVDLSKVLFVCTANTPDVIPGPLLDRMEVIRIAGYIFQEKLCIARNYLLPQTSQSAGLTDDQISISSEVLEKLVRDYAREAGVRSLLKLIERIYRKAALSLVRKEQEKVEVHMDNLSKFVGQPTFQSDRLYGETPPGVVMGLAWTQMGGATLYVEAIGRRPRDTSKRVEMERKNWRLADDDEACRREKRGRTEQRSRSPAGAEGRLKVTGQLGNVMSESSEIALTFCRVFVRRIEPRNSFLETAQIHLHVPEGATPKDGPSAGVTMATALVSLALNKPVLPDVAMTGELTLTGKVLKIGGVKEKVIAARRENVNTLIFPQANEREFSELPDDVKEGLSVHFASTYDDVYRVAFGAEPPSRT